The following proteins are encoded in a genomic region of Sesamum indicum cultivar Zhongzhi No. 13 linkage group LG8, S_indicum_v1.0, whole genome shotgun sequence:
- the LOC105169272 gene encoding transcription initiation factor TFIID subunit 1 isoform X1, translating into MTRWADGTGGDASASASASADEDMTVDDDDEYEEAEGGNRLLGFMFGNVDNSGDLDVDYLDEDAKEHLSALADKLGTSLADIDLSVKSPQTPSDATDQDYDKKAENAVDYEDIDEQYEGPEIQTATEEDFLLPKKDFFSKEVSVTSLENTTSVFDDENYDDEDEDLEKQNLAGEGNIEAQQFSPSGEQNYSHELLSQGESLPDDIHGPEMENSDVADTEEQDDSNASEESTGGDMSPLLPVLYVEDGKAILRFSEIFGVHEPLKKAGKRDCRYMIAKEKYKSMDASDIVEEDEEKFMKAPCQDISWMRPVHRKRDVFTLDIEGDSVKSETVRGSGKKSLGVEESRKDSCVSAKPMKDYLSVSDFPEWNSLFPPKFYPLDQEDWEDRIVWNNSPADNFVESCELSGPDSDTLVDKEVDLKAEAQTYDPEIKSEPHDKDHISFLSNCAVLVQPFSSNEYSQSTCLTISESRSHPQLLRLESQLEKYNTNSEGAKDVATETKPCSDAIRRFSELTLQNRDVVEGSWLDNIVWEPHQSIVKPKLILDLQDEQMLFELSDMKDGKHLQLHAGAMIIDRSLHLSGGDSVDTHNHGILSAGRFNISNDKFYSNRKSSQQLRSHSKKRTVHGLKVLHSIPALKLQTMKAKLSNKDIANFHRPKASWYPHDIEVPFKEQGKLATHGPMKIIMKSLGGKGSKLHVDAEETIASLKAKASKKLDFKLSEPVKIFYSGRELEDNNSIAEQNVHPNSVLHLIRTKIHPLPRAQKLPGENKSLRPPGAFKKKSDLSVKDGHVFLMEYCEERPLLLGNAGMGARLCTYYQKSAPGDQTGNLLRNGNNGLGSVIILDPADKSPFLGDIKPGSSQSCLETNMYRAPIFQHKVPSTDYLLVRSSKGKLSIRRIDRIDVVGQQEPHIEVMSPGSKGVQFYIMNRLLVYMYREFRAAEKRGLRPSIRADELFSQFPSLSEAFLRKRLKNCADLQRGSNGHFLWVMKRNFRIPSEEELRRMVTPENVCAYESMQAGLYRLKRLGITRLTHPTGLSSAMNQLPDEAIALAAASHIERELQITPWNLSSNFVSCTNQDRENIERLEITGVGDPSGRGLGFSYVRTTPKAPISNSMVKKKTVVGKGSTVTGTDADLRRLSMEAARELLLKFNVPEEQIAKQTRWHRIALIRKLSSEQAASGVKVDPTTVSKFARGQRMSFLQLQQQTREKCQEIWDRQVQSLCSGDGEENESESEANSDLDSFAGDLENLLDAEEGEEDNYESKHDNIDGVRGLKMRRRPFQTQAEEEIEDEAAEAAELCKMLMDDDEADRKKKKKTRAAVEQVGLAYKSKSIPENADGIKKTNAASKRIVQPEGSFVSMEKITKDQKEVESLSAKKPLLGKLKVKKKNEIEQMGLLNKKVKILADGMNVIKEKKSARESFVCGACRQLGHMRTNKNCPKYREDTETRAESTDLEKLSSKPNFVDQAEQCQQKPLTKKVTPKNGIETAGSEAPEDDKPTSKAKFLKVKCGATDKLPDRHTPPTSQSSDRPVISDAETGQKSVVKVNKIIFSNKTKPEDMLVETPKPSIVIKPPVDADRDQPRKKIIIKQPKEIINLDDNSQDGSPGLDYRKTKKIIELSSLDKHREHDNKHFFEESSRMRDPEDNPWWVEDKRRNAERQQEERNRRAEKMRMIDEQPAYELLRYEEAIRREREEEERQRAKTKKKKKRKPEIKDDYLDDLPPRRNDRRIQERDKMVRRRPEPEYGKHAPDYAQASKRRRGGEVGLSNILENIVETLRGKKDISYLFIKPVTKKEAPDYLDIISHPMDLSTIRDKARRMEYKSRDDFRHDVYQIVFNAHKYNDRRNPGIPPLADQLLELCDFLLDQYDAELTEAEAGIE; encoded by the exons ATGACGCGGTGGGCCGACGGAACAGGTGGAGATGCCTCCGCCTCTGCCTCCGCCTCCGCCGACGAGGACATGACCGTCG ATGACGACGATGAGTATGAGGAGGCTGAAGGGGGCAACCGCCTCCTTGGGTTCATGTTTGGGAATGTTGATAACTCCGGTGATCTTGATGTTGATTATCTTGATGAG GACGCAAAGGAGCATCTTTCTGCACTGGCTGACAAGCTTGGTACATCTCTTGCAGATATAGAT CTTTCTGTAAAATCACCGCAGACGCCATCTGATGCTACAGATCAAG ATTATGATAAGAAGGCAGAAAATGCTGTTGATTATGAAGATATAGATGAGCAATATGAGGGACCAGAGATCCAAACTGCTACTGAAGAGGACTTTTTGTTGCCAAAAAAGGATTTCTTTTCCAAGGAAGTTTCAGTTACTTCTTTGGAGAATACAACTTCTGTGTTTGATGATGAAAACTATGATGATGAAGACGAGGATTTGGAAAAGCAAAACTTGGCAGGGGAAGGCAACATTGAAGCTCAACAGTTTTCTCCATCAG GTGAGCAGAACTACAGTCATGAACTGCTCTCTCAAGGGGAAAGTCTTCCGGATGACATTCATGGACCTGAAATGGAAAACTCAGATGTGGCGGATACTGAGGAG CAGGATGATTCAAATGCTTCTGAAGAGTCGACAGGTGGTGATATGTCTCCACTTCTTCCTGTTCTTTATGTAGAGGATGGGAAGGCAATCTTACGGTTTTCAGAGATTTTTGGTGTTCATGAGCCCTTAAAGAAGGCAGGGAAAAGAGACTGCCGATATATGATAGCTAAAG AGAAATACAAGTCCATGGATGCTTCTGACATTgttgaggaagatgaagagaaATTTATGAAGGCGCCTTGCCAAGATATTTCTTGGATGAGACCAGTTCACAGAAAAAGAGATGTTTTCACATTGGATATTGAAGGTGACTCTGTGAAATCTGAAACTGTTCGGGGATCTGGAAAGAAATCATTGGGAGTTGAAGAGAGCAGGAAGGATTCTTGTGTTTCTGCTAAACCAATGAAAGATTATCTATCGGTGTCTGATTTTCCGGAATGGAACTCTCTTTTTCCACCCAAATTCTATCCTCTTGATCAGGAAGATTGGGAAGATAGAATTGTTTGGAATAACTCTCCTGCTGATAATTTTGTAGAGAGTTGTGAGCTGTCTGGACCTGATTCTGACACACTAGTCGATAAGGAAGTGGATTTGAAAGCTGAAGCACAAACTTACGATCCAGAAATCAAAAGTGAACCTCATGATAAGGATCACATATCGTTTCTGAGTAATTGTGCTGTTCTGGTGCAGCCTTTTAGCTCAAATGAATACTCCCAGTCAACATGCCTTACAATCTCAGAAAGTAGAAGTCATCCCCAGCTCCTAAGGTTGGAGTCTcaattggaaaaatataatacaaactCTGAAGGAGCAAAAGATGTTGCTACTGAAACGAAACCTTGTAGTGATGCTATAAGGCGTTTTAGTGAGCTCACCTTACAAAATAGAGATGTAGTGGAAGGATCTTGGTTGGATAACATTGTCTGGGAACCACACCAGTCTATTGTAAAACCAAAGCTAATTCTTGATCTCCAAGACGAGCAGATGCTTTTTGAACTTTCAGATATGAAAGATGGTAAACACCTGCAGCTACATGCGGGGGCGATGATTATAGATCGTTCTCTACACCTCAGTGGTGGTGATTCAGTCGACACACATAATCATGGAATTCTATCAGCTGGACGGTTCAATATCTCTAATGACAAATTCTATTCAAACAGGAAATCCTCTCAGCAGCTGAGATCTCATTCCAAAAAGCGAACTGTTCATGGGCTCAAAGTTTTACATTCAATACCTGCACTTAAGCTGCAGACAATGAAAGCTAAACTAAGCAA CAAAGATATTGCTAATTTTCATCGGCCAAAGGCTTCATGGTATCCCCATGATATTGAGGTGCCATTTAAGGAGCAAGGGAAGCTGGCCACCCATGGACCGATGAAAATCATTATGAAGAGTTTGGGTGGGAAAGGAAGTAAACTTCATGTGGATGCTGAAGAGACCATTGCCTCTCTGAAAGCTAAAGCTTCAAAGAAGCTAG ATTTTAAACTCTCTGAGCCAGTGAAGATATTCTATTCTGGGAGAGAGCTTGAGGACAACAACTCTATTGCTGAACAGAATGTTCATCCAAACTCAGTGTTGCACCTAATTCGCACAAAAATACATCCCTTGCCTCGAGCACAAAAGCTTCCTGGCGAGAACAAGTCTCTGCGTCCCCCTGGGgcatttaaaaagaaatctgATCTTTCAGTAAAGGATGGACATGTTTTCTTGATGGA gTACTGTGAGGAAAGACCTTTGCTGTTAGGTAATGCTGGAATGGGTGCAAGACTCTGCACATATTATCAAAAGTCTGCTCCAGGTGATCAAACGGGAAACTTACTGCGGAATGGAAATAATGGTTTGGGGAGTGTTATCATTCTTGATCCTGCTGATAAATCCCCTTTTCTTGGAGATATAAAACCTGGTTCCAGCCAATCATGCCTTGAAACTAACATGTATAGAGCACCCATATTTCAACATAAAGTGCCATCAACTGATTACTTATTGGTGAGGTCTTCAAAGGGTAAGCTGTCCATCAGACGCATTGACAGGATTGATGTTGTTGGACAACAG GAGCCGCATATAGAGGTAATGTCTCCTGGGTCCAAAGGCGTCCAGTTCTATATCATGAACAGGCTATTGGTATACATGTATAGGGAGTTCCGAGCTGCTGAAAAACGCGGTTTGCGTCCTTCTATCCGTGCGGACGAGTTGTTCTCACAGTTTCCAAGCTTGTCTGAAGCATTTCTTCGGAAGAGGCTGAAAAATTGTGCTGATCTACAG AGAGGATCAAATGGGCATTTTCTCTGGGTTATGAAGCGCAATTTTCGCATTCCTTCAGAGGAAGAACTAAGAAGGATGGTGACACCTGAAAAT GTCTGTGCCTATGAGAGCATGCAAGCTGGCCTGTACAGGCTGAAAAGGTTGGGAATTACGAGGCTGACTCATCCCACAGGGCTTTCTTCTGCAATGAATCAGCTTCCAGATGAAGCAATTGCTTTAGCTGCTGCATCACATATTGAGAGGGAGCTGCAGATAACACCATGGAACTTGAGTAGTAATTTTGTTTCCTGCACTAACCAG GATAGAGAAAATATTGAGCGTCTGGAAATCACGGGTGTTGGTGATCCTTCGGGAAGGGGACTAGGTTTTAGTTATGTTCGTACCACTCCTAAGGCTCCAATCTCAAATTCGAtggtgaaaaagaaaactgtTGTTGGTAAAGGATCAACTGTGACTGGAACTGATGCTGATCTACGCAGGCTGAGCATGGAAGCTGCTAGAGAG CTTCTCCTCAAATTCAATGTTCCAGAGGAACAGATTGCAAAACAAACTCGATGGCACCGAATTGCTTTGATACGCAAGCTGTCAAGTGAGCAAGCGGCATCAGGTGTCAAGGTTGATCCAACAACTGTCAGCAAGTTTGCTCGTGGACAAAGAATGTCATTCTTGCAACTGCAGCAGCAGACTAGAGAAAAATGTCAGGAAATATGGGATCGACAAGTTCAAAGTCTCTGTTCTGGTGATGGGGAAGAAAATGAGAGCGAATCAGAGGCTAATAGTGACTTGGATTCATTTGCTGGGGATCTGGAAAATCTTCTGGATGCAGAAGAGGGTGAAGAGGATAATTATGAGTCTAAGCATGATAACATTGATGGTGTCAGgggactaaaaatgagaaGGCGCCCATTTCAAACCCAGgcagaagaagaaattgaagaCGAGGCAGCAGAAGCAGCAGAATTATGCAAAATGCTCATGGATG ATGATGAAGCTGAtcgaaagaagaagaagaagacaagAGCAGCTGTTGAGCAAGTTGGGCTGGCTTACAAGTCAAAGTCCATTCCTGAAAATGCTGATGGAATTAAGAAAACTAATGCAGCTTCTAAGAGAATTGTGCAACCTGAGGGATCCTTTGTATCGATGGAGAAAATTACTAAAGATCAGAAGGAG GTGGAAAGCTTGTCTGCTAAAAAGCCTCTGCTGGGTAAATTAAAAGTCAAGAAGAAGAATGAGATTGAACAGATGGGGTTACtgaacaaaaaagttaaaattctGGCGGATGGGATGAAT GTGATCAAGGAAAAGAAATCAGCAAGAGAGAGTTTTGTCTGTGGAGCATGTCGTCAG CTTGGTCATATGAGGACCAACAAGAACTGCCCCAAGTATAGGGAAGACACCGAAACACGAGCAGAAAGCACAGACCTTGAGAAGTTATCCTCCAAACCTAATTTTGTAGATCAAGCAGAGCAGTGCCAGCAGAAGCCTCTTACAAAGAAGGTCACACCAAAGAATGGGATAGAAACTGCTGGGTCAGAAGCACCAGAAGATGACAAGCCTACTTCAAAGGCAAAATTTCTGAAGGTCAAGTGTGGCGCAACTGACAAGCTTCCTGATAGACATACTCCCCCAACTTCACAGAGCTCTGACCGGCCAGTTATTTCAGATGCTGAAACAGGACAAAAATCTGTTGTTAaagtcaataaaataattttttcgaacAAGACGAAACCCGAAGACATGCTGGTAGAAACCCCTAAGCCCTCCATTGTAATAAAGCCACCAGTGGATGCGGATAGAGACCAACCTCgcaagaaaattataattaaacagCCAAAGgagataattaatttggatGACAATAGCCAGGATGGAAGTCCTGGCCTTGACTataggaaaacaaagaaaataatcgAACTGTCAAGTTTGGACAAGCACCGAGAGCATGATAACAAACATTTCTTTGAAGAGTCATCACGAATGAGAGATCCAGAGGATAACCCGTGGTGGGTGGAAGACAAGAGGAGAAATGCTGAGAGacaacaagaagaaagaaacaggAGGGCAGAGAAAATGAGGATGATTGATGAGCAGCCAGCATATGAGTTGCTGAGATACGAAGAAGCCATAcgaagagaaagagaagaagaagagcgCCAAAGGGCAAAGacgaagaagaaaaagaagagaaagccTGAAATAAAGGA
- the LOC105169272 gene encoding transcription initiation factor TFIID subunit 1 isoform X2 produces MTRWADGTGGDASASASASADEDMTVDDDDEYEEAEGGNRLLGFMFGNVDNSGDLDVDYLDEDAKEHLSALADKLGTSLADIDLSVKSPQTPSDATDQDYDKKAENAVDYEDIDEQYEGPEIQTATEEDFLLPKKDFFSKEVSVTSLENTTSVFDDENYDDEDEDLEKQNLAGEGNIEAQQFSPSGEQNYSHELLSQGESLPDDIHGPEMENSDVADTEEDDSNASEESTGGDMSPLLPVLYVEDGKAILRFSEIFGVHEPLKKAGKRDCRYMIAKEKYKSMDASDIVEEDEEKFMKAPCQDISWMRPVHRKRDVFTLDIEGDSVKSETVRGSGKKSLGVEESRKDSCVSAKPMKDYLSVSDFPEWNSLFPPKFYPLDQEDWEDRIVWNNSPADNFVESCELSGPDSDTLVDKEVDLKAEAQTYDPEIKSEPHDKDHISFLSNCAVLVQPFSSNEYSQSTCLTISESRSHPQLLRLESQLEKYNTNSEGAKDVATETKPCSDAIRRFSELTLQNRDVVEGSWLDNIVWEPHQSIVKPKLILDLQDEQMLFELSDMKDGKHLQLHAGAMIIDRSLHLSGGDSVDTHNHGILSAGRFNISNDKFYSNRKSSQQLRSHSKKRTVHGLKVLHSIPALKLQTMKAKLSNKDIANFHRPKASWYPHDIEVPFKEQGKLATHGPMKIIMKSLGGKGSKLHVDAEETIASLKAKASKKLDFKLSEPVKIFYSGRELEDNNSIAEQNVHPNSVLHLIRTKIHPLPRAQKLPGENKSLRPPGAFKKKSDLSVKDGHVFLMEYCEERPLLLGNAGMGARLCTYYQKSAPGDQTGNLLRNGNNGLGSVIILDPADKSPFLGDIKPGSSQSCLETNMYRAPIFQHKVPSTDYLLVRSSKGKLSIRRIDRIDVVGQQEPHIEVMSPGSKGVQFYIMNRLLVYMYREFRAAEKRGLRPSIRADELFSQFPSLSEAFLRKRLKNCADLQRGSNGHFLWVMKRNFRIPSEEELRRMVTPENVCAYESMQAGLYRLKRLGITRLTHPTGLSSAMNQLPDEAIALAAASHIERELQITPWNLSSNFVSCTNQDRENIERLEITGVGDPSGRGLGFSYVRTTPKAPISNSMVKKKTVVGKGSTVTGTDADLRRLSMEAARELLLKFNVPEEQIAKQTRWHRIALIRKLSSEQAASGVKVDPTTVSKFARGQRMSFLQLQQQTREKCQEIWDRQVQSLCSGDGEENESESEANSDLDSFAGDLENLLDAEEGEEDNYESKHDNIDGVRGLKMRRRPFQTQAEEEIEDEAAEAAELCKMLMDDDEADRKKKKKTRAAVEQVGLAYKSKSIPENADGIKKTNAASKRIVQPEGSFVSMEKITKDQKEVESLSAKKPLLGKLKVKKKNEIEQMGLLNKKVKILADGMNVIKEKKSARESFVCGACRQLGHMRTNKNCPKYREDTETRAESTDLEKLSSKPNFVDQAEQCQQKPLTKKVTPKNGIETAGSEAPEDDKPTSKAKFLKVKCGATDKLPDRHTPPTSQSSDRPVISDAETGQKSVVKVNKIIFSNKTKPEDMLVETPKPSIVIKPPVDADRDQPRKKIIIKQPKEIINLDDNSQDGSPGLDYRKTKKIIELSSLDKHREHDNKHFFEESSRMRDPEDNPWWVEDKRRNAERQQEERNRRAEKMRMIDEQPAYELLRYEEAIRREREEEERQRAKTKKKKKRKPEIKDDYLDDLPPRRNDRRIQERDKMVRRRPEPEYGKHAPDYAQASKRRRGGEVGLSNILENIVETLRGKKDISYLFIKPVTKKEAPDYLDIISHPMDLSTIRDKARRMEYKSRDDFRHDVYQIVFNAHKYNDRRNPGIPPLADQLLELCDFLLDQYDAELTEAEAGIE; encoded by the exons ATGACGCGGTGGGCCGACGGAACAGGTGGAGATGCCTCCGCCTCTGCCTCCGCCTCCGCCGACGAGGACATGACCGTCG ATGACGACGATGAGTATGAGGAGGCTGAAGGGGGCAACCGCCTCCTTGGGTTCATGTTTGGGAATGTTGATAACTCCGGTGATCTTGATGTTGATTATCTTGATGAG GACGCAAAGGAGCATCTTTCTGCACTGGCTGACAAGCTTGGTACATCTCTTGCAGATATAGAT CTTTCTGTAAAATCACCGCAGACGCCATCTGATGCTACAGATCAAG ATTATGATAAGAAGGCAGAAAATGCTGTTGATTATGAAGATATAGATGAGCAATATGAGGGACCAGAGATCCAAACTGCTACTGAAGAGGACTTTTTGTTGCCAAAAAAGGATTTCTTTTCCAAGGAAGTTTCAGTTACTTCTTTGGAGAATACAACTTCTGTGTTTGATGATGAAAACTATGATGATGAAGACGAGGATTTGGAAAAGCAAAACTTGGCAGGGGAAGGCAACATTGAAGCTCAACAGTTTTCTCCATCAG GTGAGCAGAACTACAGTCATGAACTGCTCTCTCAAGGGGAAAGTCTTCCGGATGACATTCATGGACCTGAAATGGAAAACTCAGATGTGGCGGATACTGAGGAG GATGATTCAAATGCTTCTGAAGAGTCGACAGGTGGTGATATGTCTCCACTTCTTCCTGTTCTTTATGTAGAGGATGGGAAGGCAATCTTACGGTTTTCAGAGATTTTTGGTGTTCATGAGCCCTTAAAGAAGGCAGGGAAAAGAGACTGCCGATATATGATAGCTAAAG AGAAATACAAGTCCATGGATGCTTCTGACATTgttgaggaagatgaagagaaATTTATGAAGGCGCCTTGCCAAGATATTTCTTGGATGAGACCAGTTCACAGAAAAAGAGATGTTTTCACATTGGATATTGAAGGTGACTCTGTGAAATCTGAAACTGTTCGGGGATCTGGAAAGAAATCATTGGGAGTTGAAGAGAGCAGGAAGGATTCTTGTGTTTCTGCTAAACCAATGAAAGATTATCTATCGGTGTCTGATTTTCCGGAATGGAACTCTCTTTTTCCACCCAAATTCTATCCTCTTGATCAGGAAGATTGGGAAGATAGAATTGTTTGGAATAACTCTCCTGCTGATAATTTTGTAGAGAGTTGTGAGCTGTCTGGACCTGATTCTGACACACTAGTCGATAAGGAAGTGGATTTGAAAGCTGAAGCACAAACTTACGATCCAGAAATCAAAAGTGAACCTCATGATAAGGATCACATATCGTTTCTGAGTAATTGTGCTGTTCTGGTGCAGCCTTTTAGCTCAAATGAATACTCCCAGTCAACATGCCTTACAATCTCAGAAAGTAGAAGTCATCCCCAGCTCCTAAGGTTGGAGTCTcaattggaaaaatataatacaaactCTGAAGGAGCAAAAGATGTTGCTACTGAAACGAAACCTTGTAGTGATGCTATAAGGCGTTTTAGTGAGCTCACCTTACAAAATAGAGATGTAGTGGAAGGATCTTGGTTGGATAACATTGTCTGGGAACCACACCAGTCTATTGTAAAACCAAAGCTAATTCTTGATCTCCAAGACGAGCAGATGCTTTTTGAACTTTCAGATATGAAAGATGGTAAACACCTGCAGCTACATGCGGGGGCGATGATTATAGATCGTTCTCTACACCTCAGTGGTGGTGATTCAGTCGACACACATAATCATGGAATTCTATCAGCTGGACGGTTCAATATCTCTAATGACAAATTCTATTCAAACAGGAAATCCTCTCAGCAGCTGAGATCTCATTCCAAAAAGCGAACTGTTCATGGGCTCAAAGTTTTACATTCAATACCTGCACTTAAGCTGCAGACAATGAAAGCTAAACTAAGCAA CAAAGATATTGCTAATTTTCATCGGCCAAAGGCTTCATGGTATCCCCATGATATTGAGGTGCCATTTAAGGAGCAAGGGAAGCTGGCCACCCATGGACCGATGAAAATCATTATGAAGAGTTTGGGTGGGAAAGGAAGTAAACTTCATGTGGATGCTGAAGAGACCATTGCCTCTCTGAAAGCTAAAGCTTCAAAGAAGCTAG ATTTTAAACTCTCTGAGCCAGTGAAGATATTCTATTCTGGGAGAGAGCTTGAGGACAACAACTCTATTGCTGAACAGAATGTTCATCCAAACTCAGTGTTGCACCTAATTCGCACAAAAATACATCCCTTGCCTCGAGCACAAAAGCTTCCTGGCGAGAACAAGTCTCTGCGTCCCCCTGGGgcatttaaaaagaaatctgATCTTTCAGTAAAGGATGGACATGTTTTCTTGATGGA gTACTGTGAGGAAAGACCTTTGCTGTTAGGTAATGCTGGAATGGGTGCAAGACTCTGCACATATTATCAAAAGTCTGCTCCAGGTGATCAAACGGGAAACTTACTGCGGAATGGAAATAATGGTTTGGGGAGTGTTATCATTCTTGATCCTGCTGATAAATCCCCTTTTCTTGGAGATATAAAACCTGGTTCCAGCCAATCATGCCTTGAAACTAACATGTATAGAGCACCCATATTTCAACATAAAGTGCCATCAACTGATTACTTATTGGTGAGGTCTTCAAAGGGTAAGCTGTCCATCAGACGCATTGACAGGATTGATGTTGTTGGACAACAG GAGCCGCATATAGAGGTAATGTCTCCTGGGTCCAAAGGCGTCCAGTTCTATATCATGAACAGGCTATTGGTATACATGTATAGGGAGTTCCGAGCTGCTGAAAAACGCGGTTTGCGTCCTTCTATCCGTGCGGACGAGTTGTTCTCACAGTTTCCAAGCTTGTCTGAAGCATTTCTTCGGAAGAGGCTGAAAAATTGTGCTGATCTACAG AGAGGATCAAATGGGCATTTTCTCTGGGTTATGAAGCGCAATTTTCGCATTCCTTCAGAGGAAGAACTAAGAAGGATGGTGACACCTGAAAAT GTCTGTGCCTATGAGAGCATGCAAGCTGGCCTGTACAGGCTGAAAAGGTTGGGAATTACGAGGCTGACTCATCCCACAGGGCTTTCTTCTGCAATGAATCAGCTTCCAGATGAAGCAATTGCTTTAGCTGCTGCATCACATATTGAGAGGGAGCTGCAGATAACACCATGGAACTTGAGTAGTAATTTTGTTTCCTGCACTAACCAG GATAGAGAAAATATTGAGCGTCTGGAAATCACGGGTGTTGGTGATCCTTCGGGAAGGGGACTAGGTTTTAGTTATGTTCGTACCACTCCTAAGGCTCCAATCTCAAATTCGAtggtgaaaaagaaaactgtTGTTGGTAAAGGATCAACTGTGACTGGAACTGATGCTGATCTACGCAGGCTGAGCATGGAAGCTGCTAGAGAG CTTCTCCTCAAATTCAATGTTCCAGAGGAACAGATTGCAAAACAAACTCGATGGCACCGAATTGCTTTGATACGCAAGCTGTCAAGTGAGCAAGCGGCATCAGGTGTCAAGGTTGATCCAACAACTGTCAGCAAGTTTGCTCGTGGACAAAGAATGTCATTCTTGCAACTGCAGCAGCAGACTAGAGAAAAATGTCAGGAAATATGGGATCGACAAGTTCAAAGTCTCTGTTCTGGTGATGGGGAAGAAAATGAGAGCGAATCAGAGGCTAATAGTGACTTGGATTCATTTGCTGGGGATCTGGAAAATCTTCTGGATGCAGAAGAGGGTGAAGAGGATAATTATGAGTCTAAGCATGATAACATTGATGGTGTCAGgggactaaaaatgagaaGGCGCCCATTTCAAACCCAGgcagaagaagaaattgaagaCGAGGCAGCAGAAGCAGCAGAATTATGCAAAATGCTCATGGATG ATGATGAAGCTGAtcgaaagaagaagaagaagacaagAGCAGCTGTTGAGCAAGTTGGGCTGGCTTACAAGTCAAAGTCCATTCCTGAAAATGCTGATGGAATTAAGAAAACTAATGCAGCTTCTAAGAGAATTGTGCAACCTGAGGGATCCTTTGTATCGATGGAGAAAATTACTAAAGATCAGAAGGAG GTGGAAAGCTTGTCTGCTAAAAAGCCTCTGCTGGGTAAATTAAAAGTCAAGAAGAAGAATGAGATTGAACAGATGGGGTTACtgaacaaaaaagttaaaattctGGCGGATGGGATGAAT GTGATCAAGGAAAAGAAATCAGCAAGAGAGAGTTTTGTCTGTGGAGCATGTCGTCAG CTTGGTCATATGAGGACCAACAAGAACTGCCCCAAGTATAGGGAAGACACCGAAACACGAGCAGAAAGCACAGACCTTGAGAAGTTATCCTCCAAACCTAATTTTGTAGATCAAGCAGAGCAGTGCCAGCAGAAGCCTCTTACAAAGAAGGTCACACCAAAGAATGGGATAGAAACTGCTGGGTCAGAAGCACCAGAAGATGACAAGCCTACTTCAAAGGCAAAATTTCTGAAGGTCAAGTGTGGCGCAACTGACAAGCTTCCTGATAGACATACTCCCCCAACTTCACAGAGCTCTGACCGGCCAGTTATTTCAGATGCTGAAACAGGACAAAAATCTGTTGTTAaagtcaataaaataattttttcgaacAAGACGAAACCCGAAGACATGCTGGTAGAAACCCCTAAGCCCTCCATTGTAATAAAGCCACCAGTGGATGCGGATAGAGACCAACCTCgcaagaaaattataattaaacagCCAAAGgagataattaatttggatGACAATAGCCAGGATGGAAGTCCTGGCCTTGACTataggaaaacaaagaaaataatcgAACTGTCAAGTTTGGACAAGCACCGAGAGCATGATAACAAACATTTCTTTGAAGAGTCATCACGAATGAGAGATCCAGAGGATAACCCGTGGTGGGTGGAAGACAAGAGGAGAAATGCTGAGAGacaacaagaagaaagaaacaggAGGGCAGAGAAAATGAGGATGATTGATGAGCAGCCAGCATATGAGTTGCTGAGATACGAAGAAGCCATAcgaagagaaagagaagaagaagagcgCCAAAGGGCAAAGacgaagaagaaaaagaagagaaagccTGAAATAAAGGA